The following coding sequences lie in one Apium graveolens cultivar Ventura chromosome 3, ASM990537v1, whole genome shotgun sequence genomic window:
- the LOC141714715 gene encoding uncharacterized protein LOC141714715, which translates to MDGENQNNNENQGNNDEGGNVFDQLAETLAVLVNQQPKPNIVSQFKRLNPPTFDGATDPAIVEMWIQEMEKAFGLLGSNEEQKVTLAVYQLQGSAYDWWLMEKRKNETTNLEENHEPYTWAKFKKALEDKYFPRTVRLQKERDFIRLQQGGRTVIEYEAEFAKLAKYASTLVADESSRARRLEEGLRSDIRNSVASFELQTYEAVLNKALVIERGLGRI; encoded by the coding sequence ATGGATGGAGAAAATCAGAACAACAATGAAAATCAGGGCAATAATGATGAAGGAGGAAACGTCTTTGACCAGCTGGCTGAAACTCTAGCTGTACTTGTGAATCAGCAACCGAAGCCCAACATCGTCTCTCAATTCAAGCGTTTGAACCCGCCAACTTTTGATGGAGCTACAGACCCGGCTATCGTTGAGATGTGGATCcaagagatggaaaaagctttcGGACTTCTGGGGAGCAATGAGGAACAGAAGGTGACCTTAGCTGTGTACCAATTGCAAGGAAGCGCTTACGACTGGTGGCTTATGGAAAAGAGGAAGAATGAGACGACAAATCTTGAAGAAAATCATGAACCGTACACTTGGGCAAAGTTCAAGAAGGCTTTAGAGGACAAGTACTTTCCGAGAACAGTTCGTCTGCAGAAAGAGAGGGACTTCATTCGACTTCAACAAGGTGGAAGAACCGTCATTGAATACGAAGCAGAATTTGCAAAGCTTGCGAAGTACGCGTCGACCCTAGTAGCAGATGAGAGCAGTCGAGCACGAAGATTAGAGGAGGGACTTCGAAGTGACATCAGGAATTCAGTGGCGTCGTTTGAACTTCAGACGTACGAGGCTGTCCTCAACAAGGCGTTAGTGATCGAAAGGGGGCTTGGCAGAATCTGA